The Callithrix jacchus isolate 240 chromosome 7, calJac240_pri, whole genome shotgun sequence DNA window CTGTCCTAATCTTATTCAACATTGGCAGGAGTATCCTCTCTACACCatgtaaaaagataaataatccaAATCCACCAGGAATAGTTGAGACATAGGTGTCACAGAACAACTAGGAACTGAGGATTAATGGAAACAAAATGTTTTGCTTTAATCAGAAGGGCTGTTAAAAATATTGACAACTCATGTAACCTAGGTAATTACCAATCAGAACCAATGCCGTCCATAAATAGCTGGTATTGTCAGATTGGTGAATATCATACAAGTGAAAGTCTGCCCTGGATCTAATATCCCCCCAGTATAATCCCCATTAAATGAGGATGGTTTCTGAAGGCATCTTGGAAGCTCTGAAAGCCTATAAATGAGAGACCACATGAAGGAAACTAGAAACACCTTATTTGCTGTTTCCCCAGTGCTGTCCATCCCTAGAGTTGCCCTGCATCCCACACCATCCCTGTCTGCAGCGGGCTAGCCACGAGGAAAGACAGAGGTCAAGTTCCATGAATGCTGCTGGGTTAAGATTGTATCATTTCAAGACAGACAGATATTTGGTCATTCCCAGACACTTTCGTTTATTCCCACtggaatttcttttctcctttcctgtaAGCAGAATTTTCACAAACACTTTGGCCACCCTGAGTCTGATAACTCATGCCCTGAATTCTGTCCTTAGGTGATTCGGAAGAAATATCCTACTGATGGATCTGAAATTGTGCTGCTGACAGATGGGGAGGACAACACTATAAGTGGGTGCTTTAATGAGGTCAAACAAAGTGGTGCCGTCATCCACACAGTGGCCTTGGGGCCCTCTGCGGCTCAAGAACTAGAGCAGCTGTCCAAAATGACAGGTGAGGGATGATTTGCTAAGACCCCAGGTATTGTCTCTCCTACTGGACTGTGAGCTCCAGTGAACTGGAGAGTGGGGGAAGAATGGGATGGAAAGAGATATGATAACCTAATTGGCCAACTAGCCACCCTTACCCCCAAATGACTATTCGAATGCACTCTGCccatttattttaaagctttGGATCTAGGACGAGGGAAGCCTGGAGAAGACAGAACCAGCACAGCACTCTGGTGAGGACTTAGGACCTTCTTCCCCAGCCAGGAACTACTCCCTTTCAGTGGCAGCTGGCCAAGAGACCCAGGAGAGACAGATGACAAGCCACTAACTACATAACACCATGGCAGAAGTGCTATATTAGCAACAGAAAGTACAATAAAGCACAAATAAGGGAGactttaattttacccaaagaagaagcattcaagaaataggagGAGTagcaaggaaggagaaagggccTGTTACAACGCAAAAGATCACTCCTAAAATGGAGTACAATGCAGTTTCTCCATAAAACGTTAACGTATTGTATGTTTAACTCCCATACGCAGACAGATGGTTAAAATAGATTCCATATGTCCTCAGCTTCTTAAGCAGAGTAggtgaacacatttttttcttgtttaacttAGGGATAATACTATGGTTCTCAATTATTATACTGAGTTGCCTTCTGAGGCCACTAAATTGCCAGAGCTGTTTGCTCCTAATGCTACCTGTCCTAGGCTGGGTTTcttagaagcagagcctgagacagggATTTGGGTGCATGCAATGTATAGGGAGGAGAGCtctcagaagaaaaggaaggaggaaaggataGGGCCAGGGAAGGAGCTAAGCACTGATGCAGACCTAATAGAGTCTAGCCACACCCGTAGGGGATTCTGAAATGAAAAGTGCATTACAGACTCGTCTCACCTTGAGGGAGGAGGGCAGCCTTTTGTACCATTGTGCCTATCAGCCTTTGGCTGTGGACTGTCAGAACAGGGCAGAGAGGGGCATGTTATTTCTCTAGGTAGGGTGGCCCCTTTTGGTGAGATAATTTTCTGGAAGAGGAGGCAGCTCTAAGCCACTTAGAGCAACAGGGAAGAAATGCACTTGGCTGGGTAAGGGGATGTGGGTGGGTCACCACTGAAATTCTTTCCTTACTGAAATTCTTTCCTTAACTTCAGATGGAATTTTAATAGTTAAAAAGTGCTTTCACATCAACTAACTTAATGACACCTATTCTAAATAGCCCAAGACTGCCTAGCCTGGTGTAAAATCCTCTTTTTACAATATACTATTCTGTAACTGTCCCTTTGTCCACTGTTATTTCTTGCTGTTGTCACATATGTGTCTTTCCTCATTTAGAAAAAAACTCTAAAGCCAGGTTTGTTAGAACTATGTTTCAAATAAGAGTAAACCAGTAGTCTTAATGAATTATCTCATGTAAAAGTGAAGGACCtgtaatatgtagatttttctgATACAAATTGATATCAAATCATATCAGAGATTCATGGCTACTTTGCAGATAGTTGAAGTAGCCAGGTGACTAAGATGAAGTCTTATCTAAGATGTAGCCAGGTGAATAGCTAGGTGAAGTTATTATTtactaagatttaaaaattagtggctgggtgtagtggctcatgcctgtaatcccagaattttgggaggccagggcaggtggattgattgagcccaggagttcaagaccagcctgagcaacatggcaaaacctgtttctaaacaaaaaaatacaaaaattagccagatgtggtggggtatgcctataatcccagctacttgagggctgaggtgggaagatcacttgagccagggaagtggatgttgcagtgggtgaagatcgtgccactgaactctaccctgggcaacggagtaagagcctgtctcagaaaaaaagaaacaagttagaaaaaaatagtgtTGAATTCTGAGTTAATGTAGGCACCTTTTTGATGTTGATCTATTTATACTTTAATAATACAAtggcatatttattttgtatattctcCAAACAACAGCTAAAATGttgcaaatatttgctttctggaaaataatttctgaaaatgtaattGCATTTTAGGAGGTTTTCAGACATATGCTTCTGATCAAGCTCAGAACAATGGCCTCATTGATGCTTTTGGGGCCCTTTCATCAGGAAATGGAGCTGACTCTCAGCGCTCCATCCAGGTTGGCTTTCTTAATCTTTGGTTTTCATATTTACACATAATCATAGCCAAGATGGAGAATTTAATGGctaaaagttttaagttttaattcaGTATTTAAGTTAAATTAAACTCCATTTAATTCAGTATCACTCTTCTGGtactgaattaaaattaaaatagaaggtTTGGCCTGATATTAGACATGATTTCTAAAATGCAACACTATCATTTAAACAAGGCAATTATTTACTTGTTTGGAAACAATACTAAGTGATTTCTACATAGCAATCAGCAGCATAAAATATCGTAGAgccaataattcttttttaacaTCTCTAAAGAAGTAACTAGAGCAATATAATCGGCCCAGAATTGTCTTCAGAGTAGATCGTCTCAATTACAAATCTTCTGGGACAAGTGTTCAGGGATTACTTGTTATATTTTTCCACTACATCGAATTTCTCATATTTGCCAAGATTTACATATAATGGACATAAAGTGCTTTGTACTGTAAAAAGCCAGTGGTATCAGTCCAGATCCCTGGATCTTGGTCCTGGGTCTGCCATTAACTATGTGACCTAGGCCAAGAACTTCACCTCTGTGGATTTCCATTTCTCCACCAGGTATAGACCAGAAAACTTCCAATGGCCTAGCTGGTTCTAAAATTTCAAGAAAACCAAATTGCCTTTCAAAAGTCTTGGAACTattaagaaaaaggaacaaatgtAGTTTTTCCAATCCTCTTTTTTAGTAATTGCAGAAATTATTCCCATTAATGTTTAAACTAGAGAGAGTTAACAATCAGCATTCACACTGGTGTGAACTATAATTTTTATGATGAAAGTTCAGATAAACATAAAGGAATACTGTAATGTCAAAGCCTAATAATGACAGATTTTGAAACCATAGGCTTTCTGGCTTACCAGTGTACAATTTATTCAATCTAGGAAGACAGCAACTCTACCCATCTGGGTTATTCTGGTTCAGATTTAGAAAATTAAACTCAAGGGCCTGGTTTGGAAAAGGGAGAAATGTGACctagaaaaataatcaaagtgATAAAAGGAGAATTTCAGCCACATCAGAACATTTCTGCCCATGATTTTTGTGTTTAAGAAAcctaacagagagagagagatggaaaaatGAGCAAGATTCATTCACAAGTGTGCCACAAGAGCCAGGTCTAAGAGCCCTTCACTTTCCCCACATACCAGCTTGTAATCTACCTGTGAAACTAGGAAATTTGGCTCCATCTCCAGGCCAGTCTGTCTTCTAATAGGTGCTAACTTGAGACAATTAGTAACCTAGGAGATAATGCTCaaaatcacattttctaaaaAAGCCTTGTTAATCCTGCCCTACTTCATTCCCTGCTCTCAGCTCCCTCATTCTATTCCAAACAAGTTGgccttggcttatttcatttatctccACAGGGCCTGAAATACTACCTGACCTAGCAATTAGGTAATTCAGACAATCCATGTGTGGGTGAAAAATAAGTCACAGTGAGTTCCCTTAAGCATTCAAAGTCTAGTAAATAAGATGAGCTGTGTATACCAATAAATATAAGGTGAAGCACAATATGATGAATGTCAAAGGATTGATAGAAATAAAATCCTACAGGAGATCAGAGGAAGGGGAGATTATTTAAAACTGGTGAATGAGATGGACAGCAGAGAAAGCTTCCTGGAGAAAGTAATATCTGAATTTTGAAGGATGGGTAAGGCTTAGACAAATAGAGAAGACTAAGAAGGCTTAAATAAACGGAGAAGACAAATGTAAAGCCTTCTAGGAATAGTAAAGAGAACTATGACAAAGTCAAAGGGTCAGGGATTCACAAGGATCTTTTGGGGAAGCGGTCTTGTTTGGGTGGAAGAAGGAAAAGTGTGAAAGCTAAGGCTAGAAAGGTAACTTAGAACTGCATCATAATAGGTCCTAATACCAAATCAAGGACTCAGGCACCACTGAAGTCTTTTTAATGAGGCCATGGGGAGACAGGGACAGAAGAGGAAATGTGATGGCAGCTGTACTTTCCAGAAAGTAAGAGCTGTTTTTCTCAACAGCTTGAGAGTAAGGGATTAACCCTCCAGAACAGCCAGTGGATGAATGGCACAGTGATCGTGGACAGCACAGTGGGAAAGGACACTTTGTTTCTTATCACGTGGACAACGCAGCCTCCCCAAATCCTTCTCTGGGATCCCAGTGCAAAGAAGCAAGATGGCTTTGTAGTggacaaaaacaccaaaatggCCTATCTCCAAATCCCAGGCATTGCTAAGGTATGAagtcacctttttttctttctcataattcaacaaaataaaataaagtttaattcaCAGATTAATTGTcacattttaaatgttggcaGTTGTTAAAAGGATAGTCAGTATTGAATCAAAGAgagaacaaggaaaaaaaaaactccatcccATGAAAATCACTCAGTATGCCAGcaagtaaagaaaaaggaaacaggtgATATTTTGTCCAGGTACTAAAGGGAGAACCTTCAAATTACAGTGTAATTTAAGATGCAAAATGATCCTCGAAGTTTCGGATCATAAAAACTATTTCTTTTATCTCAGGgactcgtctctgataaaaccaAGGCAATAATAAGCATATAGCTTTCAGACCTTACCAATCCCCATCCACACCCTGCCATGGGATTTTCTTGACGAAGGGAATGATATAGTTAGTTCAAACACACTGAAGCTCCCATGACTGACAGAGTATCAAACAAGCACACCTCTTCTTAGATTTGCTTCCAACATGCTTGTATCAGAGGCTTTTTCTGTACGTGGCATTGAAGTCAGGTCTGTGTCACCTGCAGTTACTCATTGGAAATGTTTACACGTGTTTTGGTCAGGTTGGCACTTGGAAATACAGTCTGCAAGCAAGCTCACAAACCTTGACTCTGACTGTCACGTCCCGCGCGTCCAGTGCTACCCTGCCTCCAATTACAGTGACTTCCAAAATGAACAAGGACACAGGCAAATTCCCCAGCCCTATGATAGTTTACGCAAATATTCGCCAAGGAGCCTCCCCCATTCTCAGGGCCAGAGTCACAGCCCTGATTGAATCAGTGAATGGAAAAACAATTACCTTGGAACTACTGGATAATGGAGCAGGTAATCACCCAGGAAATTGGAAaatatctctttcattttctaagaAGCAACCAGGGGATGGCAAGAGGGAATGTTCTGATGAGGGCAGTTAGGCAAGGCAGCACAGCACTGGGGTCTGGTTGGGAGAGCTCTCCATTTCCCCACAATTCCTACATTTCAAAATGCTGGAAAACATGAAGGCTTCTGCAAGACCCAAAACACATTAGTGGCTCAAGCTCAATAGATTCAGGGTCTCTACGAAGTTGTCATAGGGTATTCCAGaacctccaaaaaagaaaaagaggaaaattaataACTATATTGTGTTAAGtgctttgtgtgtatatatacactaatacatatatacaaagacATATATAATCTTTGTTTATAATATCTTCACTACACTTTTCTGAGATAGTCTCACTACATTACATGGtttcaggtgaagaaactgaggctctcaCATTTAGAAAGCAGCAGAGAGAGATTCAAGCACAGACCTAAATTATTCCTGTATCTATGCCCAGACTCTATATTAGCTTGCCCCCAAAGAGAAAATTCTACCCATTATTCTTGTATTTAAGAAGTGtatcagggagagagagaaagagaattctacatttcattttagaaaaatcatgtCTGCTACTGTGAAGCAAGTAACCTTATTAGAATGAATTCTGTAAATGAATTTCCTAACTAAATCTAACCTGGGGAGAAGtcatgaattttattaaataatcatACAACGTTTTTTTCCTCCATAGTCACATATAGCAGTCTAATGTAGTTCATCAGATACCTATTGAGTAGTTACCTTGTGCTATGTTGGGTGTAACAGAGACACAATATTATCTTAGATTTCAAGAAGAAAGTCAACAATTCAAGAAGACAGAATGTACACATAAaaccacacacactacatacacagTGATGAAAGAAGTAAGCCTCACCCCCTCACACCAAAATCTTAATGTCTCTGGGAGCTAATGCTGAATTTCTTGCTGCTCTGAAAATTTATAGCCTACATATGAGTtggaaatatacaaatacattccCGGTTACCTTTAGGATATTTATTAATTCCTTCACTCTTTATCAAGGTGCTGATGCTACTAAGGATGACGGTGTCTACTCAAGGTATTTTACAACGTATGACACAAATGGTAGATACAGTGTAAAAGTGTGGGCTCTGGGAGGAGTTAACGCAGCCAGACGGAGAACGATACCCCAGCAGAATGGAGCAATGTTCATACCTGGCTGGATTGAGAATGGTAAGTAATCTGTAATAACACACCTGGCTTGTGCAAAAGGATTGATTTCCAGAGGAAACTATTAAGCCTGTGGGGCAGAACGGTGCATGATTaaatcagggtttctcaaccttggcactattaacattttgagtCAGACAATCCTTTGTTGTGGAGGGCTACCCTGCACACTGCGGGATGCTTAGCAGCATCCTTCACCTCTACCCATTATTTGTCAGCAGCAATTTCCTAGTCATGACAATCAAAAATATCTCCATATGTTGTTCACTGTCCCTTACGTGGACAAACTAGACAAGCCTCCAGCTGAAAATCACTAGATAGAACATAACTTTTGAATGCCTCAGGTCAAAGCCCAGCCCTCTATCAAATACAGTATTTTGTGTAATCTTTTTGCACTTCACTCTCCTCAGTTGTAAAAATTTACAGCCTACATATGAGTTGAATAATATGGATAATAATGGTGGCTACCCCATAGGATGgtcacaaagaataaataagtaaatacaactAACAAACTGTTACTGGCAAATAGTGTTTAATAAaggttttatcattattttaaaaacatttctaatgGAGTTCTTTCCACTGAAGCATTTCTAATTTATTCTAGTGAAGCATTTCCagagaatttaaaaaagtaataatttagaGTTTGTTATCTACATCAATATCATTATCAAAGTTCActgtctttcctcttttctcctcctgcTTAGACCAGGGAGCATAGTAGATGAACTTCATGCAGGCCAGCACACTAAGCCCACGTGTAAGCAGGTGGGAAAATTATGTCCATGAAACAGGCAGTTCCATACCACTTTTGGTTACAAACATTTGCCCTGCACTAGAACAGGAACTGGGACCAAGTTTGTGTCCCAATGGGTTCCAGGACTTGTTTTCCATCAATCTCTACCCTGTCCTGGGCAGGCTTTTTCCTGATGTTGGTTTGGAGGAAGGAGAAGCGCTTCTTCAAGAGGCTTCCCACTGTAGTCTTTATTTGGGTGTGTGATTAGCAAAGAGAGGATTCAGAGACACATGGTGTCTCTCATGCAAAAATGATAATGGGGGAAAATGTTTCAAAAGATGCTACTGCTTTTTGAGTTAGGGGAAGGAGGCAGAAGGGGACTGGTTTAGTGACTAAAATGCTTATGACAGCATTTTACTTATAGTAATACATTTTATTCTCTTAAGTATCCCTTTTTAAAGACGGGAAAACAGAAGCTAGAGAGGTTATGGGTCTGTATAACTAAGTGTTAGTGCCTGGCATAGCATGAGAAGGCCATGTTCTTCCCTCTATCCCTCAATAAGCTTCAATGGCAGTCTCCACTGGTTCTTTGAATATGAACCCTGAACCTGCTACAGCATTCACTTCATCTTTTCTGAGGACCAGATTAATGGGTATAAAGATTAAACGGTCTTTAACAGATAAAATTTTATGAAGAGGTAGAGTTTATGAGAAAGCTAATCCTAAGTAATGCCATGTTAAGATCTTATgagatatttttattgaaaagaaaagagaactgagAATTCTACAGATCAAACAGGCCAgggtatttttttaattccaggaCTACTTTTATACGTGTCTTCAAGAATGTGAATGAAATTGGGATTGCTACAAGAACTAGATTCCTATGCACTCACTGAGAAAATCAAGTCTTTTAAAAGCACAGAATTTTGGAACCTCCAAcataaaacatttcattaaaaactgaaatttaataagaaaaatagaacacaaacatggagaaagtgaaagaaatatgCATAGAATAAATAATCAAGCCATTATTGAAGTTCCAGTTGATTAGTtgccaaataaataagaaagataatGAAACCCACATTATTATTTGGGTGGAAGACATTTCTTGAAGTAGTCTGAGGCTTAAAACAGAGGTAGTATTTAGTCCAGGTATGagggctcatgcgtgtaatcccagcacgttgggaggccaacgcaggtggatcacctgaggtcaggagttctagaccaacctgggtaacatggcaaaatcctgtctctactaaaaatacaaaaattagctgggtgtagtggcgcacacctgcaattctagttacttgggaggctgaggcaggagaatagcttgaacccagaaggcagatgttgcagagagctgagatcacaccattgcactgcagcctggtcgacaagagcaaaacttctgtctcaaaaaaacaacaacaaaaaaaaaaaaaacagaggtagTATTTAAATTGACATCGTGGAAGGACAAGATCAGGATGggcaaaaagatggaaaagaagcaatttcaggaaaaatgtcatgaaaataaattccaaaaggTTGTTCCACTAAATATCCAGGAAATatctaaaagagaagaaaaattgtgATTCTCTGTTTGTGACTCTGTGATACAACCTGTTTTGGGGGCTTGtctccaaatatttaaaattaattctatgTGTAGAGGGAAAGAAGCAGAAGTGGGAAAAGGGAAGAGGGTGatcagataagaaaacagagggaGGTATCATCATTTAGTGGTGTTGCTTATCATATTTTGAGCAACTTTTTAAATGcagatgaaataaaattgaatccATCAAGACCTGAAATTAATAAGGATGATCTTCAAAACAAGCAAGTATGTTTCAGCAGAACATCCTCGGGAGGCTCATTTGTGGCTTCTGATGTCCCAAAGGCTCCCATACCTGATCTCTTCCCACCTTGCCAAATCACCGACCTGAAGGCAGAAATTCATGAGGGCAGACTCATTAATCTGACTTGGACAGCTCCTGGGGATGATTATGACCATGGAACAGGTAAGCAGAACCTGGTGTGGGCCCTATAAAGGAGTTTACCAGCCAAGCAGAGGAGCAGAACTGGGTGAGGCAGGCAGCCTTGTTCTGATGCTTAGGGGACAGAAGGCAGGAGAGATCTTGCTGGTCCTTTAAAACAAGGggtaaatgtatttaaataagaaaggtttaaaaactgaaaaactggtaTACTTTGGGAGTAAGAGGTTTCAGCCCTGAAAGGTAAACCTCGCTTTGTTTCTGAAATCTTGCCAAACTGTCCTTTGACAAACTCCATTTTCTGGGGAGCAGTGATTCCTGGGGAAGAACTGGGACTAGAGCATAGATGTCTACAGACAGAGCTGTCTTCTGGAAGGAACTTCAAGACCTACCAGACTTTCACTCTCAAAGTGCGGTCTGTGGACTGCAGCATGGGGATCCCACCAACACTTGTTAGAAAGTGTTTTCAGAACCCTGGGTGATTTGTACACAAttacagtttgagaagcactggtttAACTACTACAGAAGTTAAACTGTCTCTTCTTTCTTACGGGCACTATGCCTAGAAATGCTAACCAAGGCTTTAAGTCATGCCCAATACAGTTTTACTGCGTCATTATATACAAACAAGAATGTAAAAGAGATAGTAACCCTTGTAAATAGGGCCATCAGTTTCATTTATTCGGGAAACTTATGGTTTGGTGATATAATTTCTAAAAgacttttaaagctttttaaatattttttaaagctctacTGCTTAAGAAGTTTAATATTTCAGAATTAAgtcatgttttgctttttttcattttagcttaCAAGTATATCATTCGAATAAGTACAAGTATTCTTGATCTCAGAGACAAGTTCAATGAATCTCTTCAAGTGAATACTACTGCTCTCATCCCAAAGGAGGCCAACACTGAGGAAGTCTTTTTGTTTAAACCAGAAAACATTACTTTTGAAAATGGCACAGATCTTTTCATTGCTATTCAGGCTGTTGATAAGGTCGATCTGAAATCAGAAATATCCAACATTGCACGAGTGTCTTTGTTTATTCCTCCACAGACTCCACCAGAGACACCTAGTCCTGATGAAACATCTCCTCCTTGTCCTGATATTCATATCAACAGCACCATTCCTggcattcacattttaaaaattatgtggaaGTGGCTAGGAGAATTGCAGCTGACAATAGCCTAGGGTTGAATTCTtgtgagataaataaaataaattatccatcatttttttggattataaaatgttctaaaatgtattttagacTTCCTGTAGGGGGCGATATACTAAAATGCTAAACAACTGGGTATATGCATAACTGCTATCCATTCAAATGCAAAAATTTAATAATCGTTGAGTCTTTTAGTAATGATTTTTGAATACTAGAAAGATGCAATGCTTGCATCAATAAAtggaattatgtttttatttgttttaaggaGCTTTGCCAGTTAAAATAACATGCAATTACATATACCTAATAGAGTTGCTAAAAGTTGTTCGATTTCTTTTGGTGAAGAAAAGACCaatctaaattatttaaatataaaagacataaTTTGTTATATAAAAGTTTTGGACCAGCATCCCCAGGAATATGtcttattttctctaaatttgaGCAATGATGGTACATTTAAGGAAGGGATAgcattgaagaaagaaagaacagcatGAAAGTTCCCTAGGCACAGAAATGAATGCTACGTGCATGAAATTACAAGAGTTAGCAATGCTTTAAGCCATGAGAGAGGGGATAAGGTGGGAAAGGTAGCTTCAGTCCAGGTGGGAAGGGAAACTGATTGAGAAATAAACACTTATTATGTATTTTGTGCCAAGGGCCCTACTAATGTCTTATATGCATTACTTTATTTAATGTAATTCACTTCTTTCAACAAATGTTCACCGGCTGCTTACTATTTTCCAGGCCAATGCTAGTTTCTAGTGATAGAAAGATGAGTAAGCATTGGCCTTTTTCCTGTACACACAAAAAAGAGCATTTGAGGATTTGTTTTTGAAATCAGGAGGCAGATATGCTCAGAGATATGCTTGAGAAGGAGGTCTCTGAGAACCAATGAAGGCCGTAATAAGCGTGAGAAAGGCCAGCAGCCTGACAGATgaaaggggaagaagaggaaaaggagctgCAAGTATAGGCCTAGCAGTGTGGCAGTCCTCGTGAAGGACTAgtcacagatcccagtgcctgcAGGGGTAGATATTCTTGTGAAAATTGTTTCGAGTTCTCAGTTATTAGCACAATGAGCTCAAGATGTGGGTGGATCTCTttataattgaaaacaaaatatctaGTATATTGTTTCTGCATAGAcccaaaatttctttctttatctgtaGACCTTTCTTATTTCAAAACCAGATTTGAGGCATCTTAGTGATACatgcaataaacataaaaataaagaaataaagtgaagcaaatatataataaaaattaaaataagtgctCATGTGTAAATCTAGGAAGAATGCATGGGAAAAAAAACTAGAGGAAGGATCACCACATCGAATGCATAATATAATGTTCTGTACAATTGTTACAGCTAAGTCACACATTTCACTCTGTGACAAGTAAGCAGGATAAAGGAGGCATATATAGTAAAAAGATTAACAGAGTCTATAGTGAAAAGCAAGCCAGAAGCTCAGGAGAAGCTTGGCTTTTCCTAGTTGTGAGACCCACAGGAAGTTTTATCCATGGATCCTCTGTTTATTAGGGCACTGTGATGTTGAGGCCTGCAGCCGCAGCAGCATCCGTATAATAATCTTAACAACAAGTTTAATATAGCACTAATTATATCCTTCACTATAAGCCAAAGGAGTAGCACCACAGCATTGTTCAGGAAAGGCAACTATACAGGGACCCAAAAAATGCAGTAGAGAGTTCCAAGACTAGGAAGACCTTGATGCTCCTAAAGTCAGTACTG harbors:
- the CLCA1 gene encoding calcium-activated chloride channel regulator 1, coding for MGPVKSSVFILILHLLEGTLSNSLIQLNNNGYEGIVIAIDPNVPEDETLIQQIKDMVTQASPYLFEATGKRFYFKNVAILIPETWKAKPDYVRPKLETYKNADVLVAESTPPQNDEPYTEQMGKCGEKGERIHLTPNFVSGKKLQEYGPQGRAFVHEWAHLRWGVFDEYNNDEKFYLSNGKIQAVRCSAGITGTNVVNKCQGGSCYIKRCTFNKVTGLYEKGCEFIPQTHQTEKASIMFAQYIDSIVEFCTEQNHNKEAPNMQNQKCNLRSTWEVIRDSEDFKKTTPMTTQPPKPMFSLLQIGQRIVCLVLDKSGSMATGNRLNRLNQAGQLFLLQTVELGSWVGMVTFDSAAYVQSELVQINSGSDRDTLAKRLPTAAAGGTSICTGLRSAFTVIRKKYPTDGSEIVLLTDGEDNTISGCFNEVKQSGAVIHTVALGPSAAQELEQLSKMTGGFQTYASDQAQNNGLIDAFGALSSGNGADSQRSIQLESKGLTLQNSQWMNGTVIVDSTVGKDTLFLITWTTQPPQILLWDPSAKKQDGFVVDKNTKMAYLQIPGIAKVGTWKYSLQASSQTLTLTVTSRASSATLPPITVTSKMNKDTGKFPSPMIVYANIRQGASPILRARVTALIESVNGKTITLELLDNGAGADATKDDGVYSRYFTTYDTNGRYSVKVWALGGVNAARRRTIPQQNGAMFIPGWIENDEIKLNPSRPEINKDDLQNKQVCFSRTSSGGSFVASDVPKAPIPDLFPPCQITDLKAEIHEGRLINLTWTAPGDDYDHGTAYKYIIRISTSILDLRDKFNESLQVNTTALIPKEANTEEVFLFKPENITFENGTDLFIAIQAVDKVDLKSEISNIARVSLFIPPQTPPETPSPDETSPPCPDIHINSTIPGIHILKIMWKWLGELQLTIA